The following are encoded in a window of Carya illinoinensis cultivar Pawnee chromosome 15, C.illinoinensisPawnee_v1, whole genome shotgun sequence genomic DNA:
- the LOC122295690 gene encoding phosphatidate phosphatase PAH2-like isoform X1, with product MYAVERLGSYITRGVYTVSGPFHPFGGAVDIIVVEQQDGSFKSSPWYVRFGKFQGVLKTKEKVVNISVNGVEANFHMYLDHKGEAYFLRQVDVGEGETVSYSLSSGDETDGQSQNDRRPVNSKSCNFDSTVSDSVDKIDGSSGKVLARSKSRRSRIFGHVFGRRSRREERYLEGEGGDARADSLERAEMAANLLEVKWSTNLAMNQPWKGTAHKDVPITDEKDEVSTPEHGNEEMGGSSLPGFEDLQGFVEETSKELFRFSTPEQVTETSVSSKIVSEGKCETMYPLSRKADVGETEHDENVQVQYSIELEEDTGTHIDEEQAFHGQDILAGCGIPHEGVGTDRVHSLIYCKTSERSIVAMDGSGKHVHEAIYLASEGHGEVHVHAEMLHSTTELLLEDIIILQVAEDGALQTEPVEVHEVHSRQISPSSSCIDKCDVVDLEEPPAVAKFYTQMVSLDPTLSSVGEVRSPSTRTISSSSNSAHQAQDMENKDEGITSKFQPSMESIGTCVPTKATSMLPSGSSEEQQLLFSDIDGISEMQCVESISREHVDKESVSVSPDRIKEANGSVNVRYGSSQPLEKLVEENPLTDLENSTEKLRITSTPIIISGKQMVCSEEGRRLVQSLPNLCPHTENPNALNIDHPLSHSLDSSYKSLSLKLHNKCDSSYIKSDKDLQLAVEQLNTEDMGESTNVVASPAVGDPSKSSVASEGGWRIWPFRRSSSKKGMPPALTNGITSNAESALESTVGVNAENNLLRLKREKKMVRAMTPTSEQLASLNLKEGKNTVTFTFSTAMLGNQQVDASVYLWKWNTHIVISDVDGTITKSDVLGQFMPFVGVDWSQTGVAHLFSAIKENGYQLLFLSARAISQAYHTRQFLFNLKQDGKALPEGPVVISPDGLFPSLYREVIRRAPHEFKISCLEVIRDLFPSDHNPFYAGFGNRNTDEISYLKIGIPLGKIFIINPKGEVAVNRRVDTRSYSSLHALVNGMFPPRTSSEQEDFNSWNFWKLPPPAI from the exons ATGTACGCGGTGGAGAGACTGGGTAGCTACATCACCAGAGGTGTGTACACTGTCTCCGGCCCATTCCATCCATTTGGAGGAGCCGTGGACATAATTGTAGTTGAACAGCAAGATGGGAGCTTCAAGTCATCGCCATGGTATGTTCGGTTTGGGAAATTTCAGGGGGTTTTGAAAACCAAGGAGAAGGTGGTCAACATCAGTGTCAATGGCGTCGAGGCTAATTTCCACATGTATTTGGATCATAAAGGAGAAGCTTACTTTCTCAGACAGGTAGATGTAGGGGAAGGGGAAACTGTATCATATTCTTTGTCCTCTGGGGATGAGACGGATGGGCAATCCCAGAATGATAGGCGGCCTGTGAATTCCAAAAGTTGCAATTTTGATAGCACTGTGTCGGATTCAGTTGATAAGattgatgggagtagtgggaaGGTTTTGGCGAGGTCTAAATCTCGGCGGTCAAGGATTTTTGGGCATGTTTTTGGCCGGAGATCGAGGAGGGAGGAACGTTATTTGGAAGGAGAGGGTGGTGATGCAAGGGCAGATTCATTGGAGCGTGCTGAGATGGCGGCCAACCTCCTGGAGGTTAAATGGTCTACTAATCTTGCCATGAATCAGCCTTGGAAAGGTACTGCGCACAAAGATGTGCCGATTACTGATGAGAAAGACGAGGTCAGCACACCTGAGCATGGCAATGAGGAAATGGGGGGCAGTTCTCTCCCTGGATTTGAGGATCTGCAGGGTTTTGTTGAGGAGACCAGTAAAGAATTATTTCGTTTTAGCACCCCTGAACAAGTTACTGAAACATCCGTGTCAAGCAAAATTGTATCTGAAGGGAAATGCGAGACGATGTATCCATTATCAAGAAAGGCTGATGTTGGGGAAACTGAACATGATGAAAATGTTCAGGTTCAATATTCGATCGAGCTTGAAGAAGATACTGGAACGCATATCGATGAAGAACAGGCTTTCCATGGACAGGATATTTTAGCCGGATGTGGCATTCCCCATGAAGGGGTGGGAACAGATAGAGTTCACTCCTTAATATATTGTAAAACATCAGAGAGATCAATAGTGGCAATGGATGGTTCTGGCAAGCATGTTCATGAAGCGATATACCTTGCTAGTGAAGGACATGGGGAAGTCCACGTTCATGCTGAAATGCTGCATTCAACAACTGAACTGCTATTGGAG GATATAATTATTCTTCAAGTTGCTGAAGATGGTGCTTTGCAGACAGAGCCGGTGGAGGTCCATGAGGTTCATTCTCGACAAATAAGCCCTTCTTCCTCTTGCATAGATAAATGTGATGTCGTGGACCTTGAAGAGCCACCAGCTGTAGCAAAATTCTATACCCAAATGGTCAGTTTGGACCCAACACTTAGTTCAGTTGGTGAAGTAAGGTCACCGAGCACACGCACCATTTCCAGTTCAAGCAACTCAGCCCATCAAGCTCAAGATATGGAAAATAAGGATGAAGGAATCACAAGCAAGTTCCAACCTTCTATGGAGTCTATTGGCACCTGTGTACCAACAAAAGCAACAAGTATGCTGCCATCAGGGAGTTCAGAAGAACAACAGCTTCTCTTCAGTGACATTGACGGAATCAGTGAGATGCAGTGCGTTGAGTCAATATCAAGAGAGCATGTGGATAAAGAAAGTGTCTCAGTTAGTCCTGATCGCATTAAAGAAGCAAATGGATCAGTCAATGTAAGATATGGGTCATCTCAGCCTCTGGAAAAATTAGTTGAAGAGAATCCACTGACTGATCTAGAAAACTCGACTGAAAAATTGAGGATAACATCCACCCCTATCATCATATCTGGAAAGCAAATGGTTTGCAGTGAGGAAGGTCGGCGTCTGGTACAATCATTGCCCAATTTGTGTCCTCACACTGAAAATCCAAATGCACTTAACATTGATCATCCTCTCAGCCACTCACTGGACTCAAGTTACAAATCCTTGAGTTTAAAACTGCATAACAAATGTGATTCAAGCTATATCAAATCGGACAAAGATCTGCAATTGGCAGTGGAGCAGCTAAACACTGAGGATATGGGGGAGTCTACAAATGTCGTTGCGAGTCCTGCTGTGG GAGATCCATCAAAATCCAGTGTTGCCTCCGAGGGAGGCTGGAGGATTTGGCCTTTCAGGAGATCAAGTTCCAAGAAGGGTATGCCACCAGCTCTGACAAATGGTATAACTTCTAATGCTGAGAGTGCTTTGGAGAGCACTGTGGGGGTGAATGCAGAAAACAATTTGCTTAGACTGAAGCGGGAGAAAAAGATGGTGAGGGCAATGACTCCAACGTCTGAGCAACTGGCATCCTTGAATCTGAAAGAAGGGAAGAACACAGTGACCTTTACATTCTCCACAGCGATGTTGGGCAATCAGCAG GTTGATGCGAGTGTATATTTGTGGAAATGGAACACTCATATAGTTATCTCAGACGTGGATGGAACAATTACAAA ATCGGATGTTCTTGGTCAGTTCATGCCTTTCGTTGGGGTTGATTGGTCACAAACAGGCGTTGCACATTTGTTTTCAGCTATCAAG GAAAATGGGTATCAATTGCTTTTTCTTAGTGCACGTGCAATTTCTCAGGCTTATCACACTAGACAATTTCTGTTCAACCTTAAGCAG GATGGGAAGGCTCTACCAGAAGGGCCTGTTGTTATTTCCCCTGATGGACTTTTCCCTTCTCTATATAGAGAAG TTATCAGGAGGGCTCCTCATGAATTCAAGATCTCATGTTTAGAG GTTATCAGGGATTTATTTCCTTCTGATCACAATCCATTCTATGCTGGTTTTGGAAACAGAAATACTGATGAAATCAGCTATCTTAAGATTGGAATCCCCTTAGGAAAAATCTTTATTATTAATCCTAAG GGTGAGGTTGCTGTAAACCGCCGTGTTGACACAAGATCATATAGTTCACTTCATGCTCTTGTGAATGGCATGTTTCCACCCAGGACCTCGTCTGAGCAG GAGGATTTTAATTCATGGAATTTCTGGAAGTTGCCACCTCCTGCTATCTAG
- the LOC122295690 gene encoding phosphatidate phosphatase PAH1-like isoform X2 → MYAVERLGSYITRGVYTVSGPFHPFGGAVDIIVVEQQDGSFKSSPWYVRFGKFQGVLKTKEKVVNISVNGVEANFHMYLDHKGEAYFLRQVDVGEGETVSYSLSSGDETDGQSQNDRRPVNSKSCNFDSTVSDSVDKIDGSSGKVLARSKSRRSRIFGHVFGRRSRREERYLEGEGGDARADSLERAEMAANLLEVKWSTNLAMNQPWKGTAHKDVPITDEKDEVSTPEHGNEEMGGSSLPGFEDLQGFVEETSKELFRFSTPEQVTETSVSSKIVSEGKCETMYPLSRKADVGETEHDENVQVQYSIELEEDTGTHIDEEQAFHGQDILAGCGIPHEGVGTDRVHSLIYCKTSERSIVAMDGSGKHVHEAIYLASEGHGEVHVHAEMLHSTTELLLETEPVEVHEVHSRQISPSSSCIDKCDVVDLEEPPAVAKFYTQMVSLDPTLSSVGEVRSPSTRTISSSSNSAHQAQDMENKDEGITSKFQPSMESIGTCVPTKATSMLPSGSSEEQQLLFSDIDGISEMQCVESISREHVDKESVSVSPDRIKEANGSVNVRYGSSQPLEKLVEENPLTDLENSTEKLRITSTPIIISGKQMVCSEEGRRLVQSLPNLCPHTENPNALNIDHPLSHSLDSSYKSLSLKLHNKCDSSYIKSDKDLQLAVEQLNTEDMGESTNVVASPAVGDPSKSSVASEGGWRIWPFRRSSSKKGMPPALTNGITSNAESALESTVGVNAENNLLRLKREKKMVRAMTPTSEQLASLNLKEGKNTVTFTFSTAMLGNQQVDASVYLWKWNTHIVISDVDGTITKSDVLGQFMPFVGVDWSQTGVAHLFSAIKENGYQLLFLSARAISQAYHTRQFLFNLKQDGKALPEGPVVISPDGLFPSLYREVIRRAPHEFKISCLEVIRDLFPSDHNPFYAGFGNRNTDEISYLKIGIPLGKIFIINPKGEVAVNRRVDTRSYSSLHALVNGMFPPRTSSEQEDFNSWNFWKLPPPAI, encoded by the exons ATGTACGCGGTGGAGAGACTGGGTAGCTACATCACCAGAGGTGTGTACACTGTCTCCGGCCCATTCCATCCATTTGGAGGAGCCGTGGACATAATTGTAGTTGAACAGCAAGATGGGAGCTTCAAGTCATCGCCATGGTATGTTCGGTTTGGGAAATTTCAGGGGGTTTTGAAAACCAAGGAGAAGGTGGTCAACATCAGTGTCAATGGCGTCGAGGCTAATTTCCACATGTATTTGGATCATAAAGGAGAAGCTTACTTTCTCAGACAGGTAGATGTAGGGGAAGGGGAAACTGTATCATATTCTTTGTCCTCTGGGGATGAGACGGATGGGCAATCCCAGAATGATAGGCGGCCTGTGAATTCCAAAAGTTGCAATTTTGATAGCACTGTGTCGGATTCAGTTGATAAGattgatgggagtagtgggaaGGTTTTGGCGAGGTCTAAATCTCGGCGGTCAAGGATTTTTGGGCATGTTTTTGGCCGGAGATCGAGGAGGGAGGAACGTTATTTGGAAGGAGAGGGTGGTGATGCAAGGGCAGATTCATTGGAGCGTGCTGAGATGGCGGCCAACCTCCTGGAGGTTAAATGGTCTACTAATCTTGCCATGAATCAGCCTTGGAAAGGTACTGCGCACAAAGATGTGCCGATTACTGATGAGAAAGACGAGGTCAGCACACCTGAGCATGGCAATGAGGAAATGGGGGGCAGTTCTCTCCCTGGATTTGAGGATCTGCAGGGTTTTGTTGAGGAGACCAGTAAAGAATTATTTCGTTTTAGCACCCCTGAACAAGTTACTGAAACATCCGTGTCAAGCAAAATTGTATCTGAAGGGAAATGCGAGACGATGTATCCATTATCAAGAAAGGCTGATGTTGGGGAAACTGAACATGATGAAAATGTTCAGGTTCAATATTCGATCGAGCTTGAAGAAGATACTGGAACGCATATCGATGAAGAACAGGCTTTCCATGGACAGGATATTTTAGCCGGATGTGGCATTCCCCATGAAGGGGTGGGAACAGATAGAGTTCACTCCTTAATATATTGTAAAACATCAGAGAGATCAATAGTGGCAATGGATGGTTCTGGCAAGCATGTTCATGAAGCGATATACCTTGCTAGTGAAGGACATGGGGAAGTCCACGTTCATGCTGAAATGCTGCATTCAACAACTGAACTGCTATTGGAG ACAGAGCCGGTGGAGGTCCATGAGGTTCATTCTCGACAAATAAGCCCTTCTTCCTCTTGCATAGATAAATGTGATGTCGTGGACCTTGAAGAGCCACCAGCTGTAGCAAAATTCTATACCCAAATGGTCAGTTTGGACCCAACACTTAGTTCAGTTGGTGAAGTAAGGTCACCGAGCACACGCACCATTTCCAGTTCAAGCAACTCAGCCCATCAAGCTCAAGATATGGAAAATAAGGATGAAGGAATCACAAGCAAGTTCCAACCTTCTATGGAGTCTATTGGCACCTGTGTACCAACAAAAGCAACAAGTATGCTGCCATCAGGGAGTTCAGAAGAACAACAGCTTCTCTTCAGTGACATTGACGGAATCAGTGAGATGCAGTGCGTTGAGTCAATATCAAGAGAGCATGTGGATAAAGAAAGTGTCTCAGTTAGTCCTGATCGCATTAAAGAAGCAAATGGATCAGTCAATGTAAGATATGGGTCATCTCAGCCTCTGGAAAAATTAGTTGAAGAGAATCCACTGACTGATCTAGAAAACTCGACTGAAAAATTGAGGATAACATCCACCCCTATCATCATATCTGGAAAGCAAATGGTTTGCAGTGAGGAAGGTCGGCGTCTGGTACAATCATTGCCCAATTTGTGTCCTCACACTGAAAATCCAAATGCACTTAACATTGATCATCCTCTCAGCCACTCACTGGACTCAAGTTACAAATCCTTGAGTTTAAAACTGCATAACAAATGTGATTCAAGCTATATCAAATCGGACAAAGATCTGCAATTGGCAGTGGAGCAGCTAAACACTGAGGATATGGGGGAGTCTACAAATGTCGTTGCGAGTCCTGCTGTGG GAGATCCATCAAAATCCAGTGTTGCCTCCGAGGGAGGCTGGAGGATTTGGCCTTTCAGGAGATCAAGTTCCAAGAAGGGTATGCCACCAGCTCTGACAAATGGTATAACTTCTAATGCTGAGAGTGCTTTGGAGAGCACTGTGGGGGTGAATGCAGAAAACAATTTGCTTAGACTGAAGCGGGAGAAAAAGATGGTGAGGGCAATGACTCCAACGTCTGAGCAACTGGCATCCTTGAATCTGAAAGAAGGGAAGAACACAGTGACCTTTACATTCTCCACAGCGATGTTGGGCAATCAGCAG GTTGATGCGAGTGTATATTTGTGGAAATGGAACACTCATATAGTTATCTCAGACGTGGATGGAACAATTACAAA ATCGGATGTTCTTGGTCAGTTCATGCCTTTCGTTGGGGTTGATTGGTCACAAACAGGCGTTGCACATTTGTTTTCAGCTATCAAG GAAAATGGGTATCAATTGCTTTTTCTTAGTGCACGTGCAATTTCTCAGGCTTATCACACTAGACAATTTCTGTTCAACCTTAAGCAG GATGGGAAGGCTCTACCAGAAGGGCCTGTTGTTATTTCCCCTGATGGACTTTTCCCTTCTCTATATAGAGAAG TTATCAGGAGGGCTCCTCATGAATTCAAGATCTCATGTTTAGAG GTTATCAGGGATTTATTTCCTTCTGATCACAATCCATTCTATGCTGGTTTTGGAAACAGAAATACTGATGAAATCAGCTATCTTAAGATTGGAATCCCCTTAGGAAAAATCTTTATTATTAATCCTAAG GGTGAGGTTGCTGTAAACCGCCGTGTTGACACAAGATCATATAGTTCACTTCATGCTCTTGTGAATGGCATGTTTCCACCCAGGACCTCGTCTGAGCAG GAGGATTTTAATTCATGGAATTTCTGGAAGTTGCCACCTCCTGCTATCTAG